A portion of the Bifidobacterium sp. ESL0800 genome contains these proteins:
- a CDS encoding LysR family transcriptional regulator → MASIESIRDLELFRLVCELGSFTDAAAVAHVSQPTVSQAVKRMEMRIGSPLIRRSRFGADGGLVITAAGRVLVQRSKAIFDQIDGLNDDLKHLNSPSRYRVGLPPILSKYLFGNNSFATLGDAVGGNVAISTVGSQAMLHKIKQHTVDFGIIAVSGDAPDIPGIDMVKVASSSFGLVTSRNRKGITPRVDIGTLQRGDGDLNFVTLNHEYVHAQASDQLLNELDIPMPTIEVSDVNMMKSIIASNQAIGLMASIAIEDEPEFRFVPLDGAQLPSFDIYSFMNHAARHEQGAEAFSSLVNRRFDRDKNGKS, encoded by the coding sequence ATGGCTTCTATAGAAAGTATTCGTGATCTCGAATTGTTCCGTCTGGTGTGTGAGCTTGGAAGCTTCACCGATGCGGCAGCCGTGGCCCATGTCTCCCAACCCACCGTTTCGCAGGCAGTGAAACGCATGGAAATGCGAATCGGTTCCCCGCTGATTCGCCGCAGCCGTTTCGGCGCGGACGGAGGTCTTGTCATCACTGCGGCAGGACGCGTGCTGGTACAGCGCAGCAAAGCTATTTTCGACCAGATCGACGGGCTTAACGATGATTTGAAACACCTGAACTCACCCAGCCGCTATCGCGTCGGCCTGCCTCCCATCCTTTCGAAATATCTGTTCGGCAATAATTCATTCGCGACTTTGGGCGATGCCGTGGGCGGCAACGTCGCCATCTCGACGGTGGGTTCGCAAGCCATGTTGCACAAGATCAAGCAGCATACCGTCGATTTCGGAATTATCGCCGTCAGCGGGGATGCACCCGATATCCCCGGCATCGATATGGTCAAGGTGGCCAGTTCATCATTCGGCCTGGTGACCTCGCGCAACCGTAAAGGCATCACCCCGCGCGTGGACATCGGCACGCTTCAGAGGGGTGACGGCGATCTCAATTTCGTGACACTCAACCATGAATATGTGCATGCACAGGCCTCTGATCAATTACTGAACGAGCTGGATATCCCCATGCCGACCATCGAGGTCTCCGATGTCAACATGATGAAATCCATCATCGCTTCAAACCAAGCCATAGGGCTGATGGCCTCCATAGCAATCGAGGACGAACCGGAATTCAGATTCGTACCGCTTGACGGCGCGCAACTGCCTTCTTTCGACATCTATTCTTTCATGAATCATGCGGCCCGTCACGAACAAGGAGCCGAGGCGTTCTCTTCACTGGTCAACCGTCGTTTTGACAGAGACAAGAACGGGAAAAGCTGA
- a CDS encoding alpha/beta hydrolase, giving the protein MSQQYTSKTRLIRLLTGLTVSIGTFYALADYLFRFVLEPGSRHSLFSSNRPDTTLASRQPHHDADEEAEAVRWFDSAKREAKITARDGTRLHGWMLDPDCADSPRHLYAICAHGFSGDPKEMAKYAHRFAGMGFTVLTPASRCHELSGGKYIGMGALEHRDLLLWIETIVTTDPKAQILLDGNSMGAATVMLTAGDPHLPKNVKAAIADCGYTSLEDQFLYSARHLYHAPTFLARPVIGIMSSIARRRAGYDFKEASCVNALGHTSIPMLFIHGSADDFVDPASLDRNFRACASTVKQKLMIAGAAHAMSASTDPKRYWKTVTAFVGRVFRLERPKGVGGYIVFN; this is encoded by the coding sequence ATGAGTCAGCAATACACCAGCAAGACACGGCTTATTCGACTCTTGACCGGCCTGACGGTCTCTATCGGCACGTTCTATGCACTCGCCGACTATCTTTTCCGCTTTGTTCTCGAGCCCGGCTCAAGGCATTCCCTGTTCAGCAGCAACCGGCCGGATACCACTCTTGCCTCCCGTCAGCCACACCACGACGCCGATGAGGAGGCCGAGGCCGTACGCTGGTTCGACAGTGCCAAGCGCGAAGCGAAAATCACAGCCCGAGACGGGACACGCCTGCACGGCTGGATGCTCGACCCCGACTGCGCCGACTCTCCGCGCCATCTCTATGCCATTTGCGCTCACGGATTCTCCGGAGATCCGAAGGAGATGGCGAAATATGCGCATCGTTTCGCCGGCATGGGTTTCACCGTGCTCACCCCGGCCAGCCGTTGCCACGAATTGAGCGGCGGGAAATACATCGGCATGGGCGCCTTGGAACATCGTGACCTGCTGCTCTGGATCGAAACCATCGTCACCACCGACCCGAAAGCCCAGATCCTGCTGGACGGCAATTCCATGGGAGCGGCAACGGTGATGCTCACGGCGGGCGACCCGCATCTGCCGAAGAACGTCAAGGCCGCCATCGCCGACTGCGGCTACACCAGCCTTGAAGACCAATTCCTATATAGCGCGAGACACCTTTACCACGCCCCGACGTTCCTGGCCCGCCCGGTGATCGGCATCATGAGTTCCATCGCACGCAGGCGCGCCGGTTACGATTTCAAGGAAGCCTCGTGCGTCAACGCTTTGGGACACACCTCGATTCCCATGCTTTTCATCCATGGATCGGCAGACGACTTCGTCGACCCGGCAAGCCTCGACCGCAATTTCCGGGCCTGCGCAAGCACCGTCAAGCAAAAACTCATGATTGCCGGGGCCGCGCATGCGATGTCGGCCTCTACCGATCCCAAACGCTATTGGAAGACCGTAACGGCGTTCGTGGGCCGTGTGTTCCGCCTGGAGCGGCCCAAAGGCGTCGGAGGGTATATCGTTTTTAACTGA